One Candidatus Acidiferrales bacterium genomic window, CGCAGGACGCTTGGACTATGCGGGCAGCTGTCAGAAGGATAGCATGGAGTTCGTTGCATTCCCGAGAATTGCCGTATCGCAACCGTCCGGGAATCTTATGGCCCTAGGGGCAGTCCAGCAGATTTTTCGTGGCGACGCTGGAGTCAACGTAGCGGAGGAGCCTCAAAAAATAATCTCAGTGAGAGTCGGCGAACCTTCAACCGCGATTCTGCAAACAAGGGTTTCCTTGCTCAAAATCAGCACAATGGGTCGATACAATCCGGCTATCGTGATTGGTTCTGTCGAAAGCACGAGAGAGCTGAAGACAGCGATGACAAAACTGGGACTGCGCGTGCCTCTCCAGCTTTCAGAGCAGCTCTTGGCGACGCCAGCACCAGGACTGCCCCATCTTCCCGCTGAAATGAAAGACGTCACGGTAAACCAAATCCTGAATTCAATTGCTGTGACGTTCAAGGGGATAGTCATCTATGGGACTTGTACGCACCCGAACGGTGGGGGCCTGATTCAGATTCGTTTCACGGGTCTAGAGGACGGAGACGAGAAATAGGTCCAACATCGGATCAGATCTGACTTTACGTCCGTTGGTGACCTGGGTGGGCGGCCCAGGCCTCGCTTTTGATTTTTCGGGTGCCCCATGCTCGTTTTGTGAGCGTGGGATTTTCCGTCTCTGGAGTCATCGGCGGGCGTGAATTACGTGTACGATGGCGATGGCAAGCGTATCGAGAAATCCAGCGGCACGGTTTATTGGTACGCTTCGGCTTCGCTCAGCGCAGGCGGCGCGGGGACGGAAATCCTCGACGAGTCGAACAGCAGCGGGACGATCACCAACGAGTACGTCTTCTTCGGCGGGAAGCGCGTGGCCATGCGCGCGTGCGCTTTACAAACTGACGAGGGGTACGTATGCTTGCGCGGAATGGGCGCGCGAGCGAAACAAACGCGCGTGTTAACCTACTAAGGACTGAGACTCACCCTTCGCGACTTCTTCAGTTCGGGCTGGTTGCCGCAGCCCGAGCGCGAAGGATGTGCCACGCGCCCTTCGGTTTGGTCCGCCATCCGCCACGGCGGCTAAGTTCGGGGTGGCGTCGCGTCATCCGGAGACGGGTGGGGAGCGCGATCGAGTCGCGTGCTGGCGTGAAACATCGGAGCGCATTTAGGCGTATGCTTAAGCAGGAGGCGTCATGATTGGCTGGATTGTACTGGCGGCGGTAGTCGTCGTCATATTCATCGTCATTGGGATGTACAACGGGCTTATCCGGCTGCGCGTGCAATGCGACAATGCGTGGTCGGACATCGATGTGCAGCTCAAGCGGCGCTACGACTTGATCCCGAATCTGGTGGAGACGGTGAAGGGCTACGCGGCACACGAGAAAACGACGCTCGAAGGCGTGGTGCAGGCGCGCAACGCAGCGATGGCCGCGCAAGGGCCGGCGGCGAAAGCGGACGCGGAAAACATGCTGACAGGCGCGCTGCGGCAATTGTTTGCCCTGTCGGAAGCGTATCCGCAACTGCGCGCGGTGGAGAGCTTCACGCAACTGCAAAACACGCTGAACCAGCTCGAAGACAGCATTCAGAATGCGCGGCGCTACTACAACGCCGTGGTGCGCGACTTCAATACGAAGATCGCCGTGTTTCCGTCGAACATCATCGCGGGCATGTTCAATTTCAAGACGCGCGAGTTTTTCGAAGTCTCGGCGCCCGCTGAACGCGAAGCTCCAAAGGTCAGTTTCCAGGCAGGCGCAGCGCAGTAGCGCGGAAGGTATGATGCGCAAGCTCCGCCGGGCCGCAATTTATCTCGCCATTCTGCTCGCTGCCGCGCTGACGGCGGCGCGTCCTGCTGCGGCACGGCAACTCACGATTCAAAATTTCAACGTTCAGATTAGTGTGCATGCGGATTCGACGATCGAGGTCACGGAAACGCTGGATGTGCGATTTGAAGGCTCGTGGAATGGCATCTATCGCACGATTCCGGTCGAATACCACGATTCGCTGGGATTCACGTATTCGCTTTTCCTCGAAGTGCAGAGCGTGACGGACGCTTCGGGAAATGATCTGAGATATGAAGTCAGCAGCCACGGGCAATACAAGCAACTGAAGATTTACGTGTCCAATGCGGTGAACGCGACGCGCACGATTGTGATTCGTTATCGGACGCTGCGCGCGCTGCGATATTTTCCGGATCATGACGAGCTCTACTGGAACATCACAGGCAACGAATGGCAGATGCCGATCGAAAACGCCACGGCGCGCATCGAGCTGCCCGCAGGTGTGACGGGGCTGCACGCGCAAGCGTTCACGGGAGCATACGGCGCGCGGGGGCAGCAGGCGGATGTGAAGGTGGCGGGAAATGTGGTCGAGATCCGCACCGAGCGCGAGCTGGCGCCGCAGGAGGGGCTGACCGCAGCAGTCGGCTGGGACAAAGGATTTACGAATGAGCCGGGAATTGTGGCGCAGACGATTCTTTTTTTGCGCGCGAACTGGCCGCTGTTTATTCCCATCCTCGCATTTTTCCTGATGGGCTGGCTGTGGTATTCGAAAGGACGCGACCCGCGGCGAAATGCGATTACCGTGCAATATGAGCCGCCCGATAGCATGAGCCCGGCGGAGTGCGGGACGCTCGTTGACAATGAAGTGGCCATGCGCGACATCACGGCGACGATCGTGGACCTGGCTGTGCGGGGATATTTGACCATCGAGCAACAGGACCACAGCGAGATGATGGGGATGGTCCATCATAAGAATTACATTTTCCATCGCACGAAGCCGGCGACGGAATGGACCAGCTTGAAACCGCATGAACAAGTTTTATTGACGGGATTTTTCGACGATGGCGCGACGGATCAGGTCTCACTGGCGGATTTGCAGAATAGTTTTTACGTGAATCTGCCGCCGTTGCGGAACCGCGTCTTTGAAGCACTGATGAGCGACGGTTACTATTTGCGACGGCCGGATCAGTTGCGTCAGGGGTTCATCGGCGCGGCATTAATCATCGGATTCGGCGGATTTTTCGCGGCAGGATTTCTGTCGAACGCCACAGGCGTTTCGTTCGTGACAGTAGTGGTCGCGGGGATTTTGACGGCGGCGATCGTGGGCGGATTCGGATATTTCATGTCCGCACGATCGGTTCCGGGCGAACGCGAGCTCGAAAAAGTGCTGGGATTCGAGGATTTTCTGAGCCGCGTGGAAAAGGATCGCATCGAGCGCATCGAAAAGACGCCGGAAATGTTCGAAAAATATTTGCCGTACGCGATGGCGCTGCGCGTGGAGAAAAAATGGGCGGGCGCGTTTCAGGACATCTGCAAACAGCCGCCGCAATGGTATTCGGGGCCGTACGGCGGCGGGTTTCAGACGTTTCTGCTCATCAACGAACTGAATTTCATGTCCATGCAGGCGGGAGCCGCGATGGCTTCGACGCCGCGCAGCGCGGGAGGCGGTGGGATCGGCGGATCGGGATTCGGCGGGGGAGGATTTTCCGGCGGCGGATTCGGAGGCGGCGGGGGAGGCGGATTTTAAATTCAAGTCTCAGCGCGCGCGCAATTCCTCCACGCGCTGTATGATTCTTCCGTCCGTTCCTTCTACATAGGTGACTTTTACCACGTCTCCAACCGCAATCCCCGGCAACGGCTCACTCAGCTTAAAGAGGAACCGCTGCACTCGCCCATCGGAAGTCACATCCAATTCCAGCTTTGCTTCTTGTAAATCGGCGACCATTCCCACCAGCAAGCGGCGTTCGGTATGCCGGGTATATTCGCCGGTTCGGAGGATCGCGTCGATCCACCCGTGCTCGCGCAGACTCTCATCTTCAATCTGGCGCGTCCAGGCGCCCAAGATGCTTGAGCGATTCAAATAGCCCACCAATTTTTGCGTGCCGTCACGGCTGACAACGGGCAAGCGGCCGATATTATTTTGCAACATGCGGTAGAGTGCGTCGAAGGCGCGCTCATCCGGGTATGCGACGATGGGTGTTCTCCCCCCAGCGTCTATTACTTTGATTTTCCCCGAGGAATCGATCTTCAAGGCGCGCAGTAAGTCTCCCTGCGTAACGATGCCGACAAGCTTGCCATCGGGCCCGCAGATCGGCAGGCCCTGAATCATGTTGAATCCGGAATCGCCGCGTCCCATGCGGTCAGCTAGTTCACCAACGGTCATTTCCGGCCGGATCGAAGGAACATCCGTGCGCATGACTTCACTCACCTTGACGACATTCAGCACGCCGACTTCAAAGTCTGTGGGGACTGTCAAGCCGCGGCGCGTAAGCTTCTCGGTCATGATGGAACTCGGCAAGTAGCGGATTGCAATCATGTCTGCGATTACGCAGGTAATCATTAACGGCAAGACGGAGTTGTAATCTCGCGTGATCTCAAAAGCGAAAACGATCAACGCGAATGTGGCCCGCGCGGCCGCGCCAAATACCGCTCCCATAGCGACGAGCGCATACGCTCCGGGAGACAAATGCGCTCCGGGAATAAAATGATTGATGATCATCGCAAAAACGCCGCCCAGAGCAGCGCTCGACATAAACATGGGGGCCAACAATCCGCCGGAGGTTCCAGAACCGAGGGAAATCACAAGCGCCACGGCTTTGAAGATCATAAGGAGGACAAGAACTTTCAGGGCGAGATTGTTGTGAAGAATGTCGGAAATTGTGCCGTAACCAACGCCGAGCACACGAGGAATAAAAAAGCCGATTACGCCGAGGAAAAATGCGCCGATAGCGGGATGCCAAAGGTCATCGATCGGAAGACGATCGAAGAGATCCTCTGTCCAGTAGAGGAATTTCGTGAAGCCAATCGCGGCGAAGCCGCAAATGACGCCGAGAAGAAGATACCAAGGCAGGCCGTGAAGGGCGTCGAAGTTGACGTTGGGGTCCATAGAGAACATGGAGTGTTGGCCGAGAAGGACGGAACGAACGAAGGTCGCGATAGTCGTCGCGATGACCAGAGGAATGAAGGAGCGGGCGCGAAACTCGAAAAGAAGCAGCTCAATAGCAAGAATCACGCCGGCGATAGGAGTGTTGAAGGTCGCCGCCATGCCGGCGCCGGCTCCGCAGGCGAGGAGGACTTTGCGTTCGGAAGCGGTGGTGGCGATGAACTGACCGACAAGCGAACCGACCGCCCCTCCGGTCTGAATGATTGGCCCTTCCGCGCCGAATGGACCTCCGGTACCGATGGCGATGGCGGCGGAAAGCGGCTTTAAGATCGCAACTTTCGCTTCGATTCGGCTTCTGGCCGTCAACACGGCTTCCATGGCTTCCGGAATGCCGTGGCCTTTGATCTTTGCCGAGCCGTACTTCGCCATCACGCCAACAATCAAACCGCCGATCACCGGAATGAGAATCACCCAGTAACCCAGGTGCGTTCCTTCAGGACTTCGGAAATGGAATGACAGTGTGTGGTAGTAGGAAAGATTCGTGAAGAGGCCAATTAGATCATAGAGAATGTATGCGATGACGCCGGCGATGATGCCGATGAGCGCGGCGAGAAGCGAAATGAACCCGATCCGGAAGGTACCGCCGGTCCCCGATTCTGGAAGCGCAACTTGTGCTTTTGCCACTGAAATCTCCCGTTCTGTTGCTGGCGGTTCTGGAAGGCGCTATTTGCCCGATTTTCTTGTGCGCGCGTTTGAGTTTCTGGGAGCGGTATCGTTTCCCGAATGCTTTTCTCTTGACGCGTGCGCCATAACGGTCTCCAGCGCCCGAAGAATCGTGCGTCCGGAGGAGCGCAGCTCGGCGCGGTGAAAAAGGGCAATCTGCCTCAGGATTTCTTCGCCGCGATGCGTGAGGCGCAAAAGGACGTTGCGACGATCGGCGCGACTGCGCGTTCGCTTCAGATGGCCGTGCGATTCGAGACGGTCGATGAGTTCCACGGCGCTGTGATGCTGAATTTGCAGCCTTTCGGCAAGCACTCCAACGGTCGCTTTCGACGCGTCCGGAAGGCCCTTGATGGCAAGCAGGGCCTGATACTGCTGCGGCTCAATGCCCGCCGCGCGGGCGGCCTGTTCGCTCAAATTCTGGAAGCGCCGGATTTCGTAACGGAATTCGGCGAGCGCTCTGTAATTGAACTTTTTGTTTGTACGTGTCTTCAAAGCCGGAGAAATTATATCGTAAGGCGATGCAAAATCGAAAGACGATACATGCGGCGGCCTGCACGGATGTGCTCAACGATTCAACAGGCGGGCAGCATCCGCTCGAAGGAGTTGAAGCAAGATCAGAGAGTCTTGCGGAATGATTTCTGAGTTTTATTAACGCAGTAGCCCAGGTTTTCATAGAAACGGTGCGCGCCATCGCGAATCACGTTGGACCGCAAGCCAATAACCGAACAGCCCTTTTCGCGCGCCCAATCTTCCGCGCGGGCCATGAGCATGGCACCAATCCCGTGCGAACGCGACGCTTCGCCCACTACGAGTCCGCCGACTTCGACGCGGACATCTGCGCCGACTGTGTGAAAGAGAAATAAGTCGGCGTAGCCCGCAAGCGTGCCATCCGAGAACTCGGCGACAAGAACGACGCGCTCAGGGTTGCCGGACATCTTCCGCAGACGCGCTTCGACTTGCTCGCGCGTGGAGGAGTAACCGAGCTGCCCGGCAAGGACAGCCAAGGCAGATGCATCCCGGAGTTCCGCGGCGCGGATTTTGGCATCGCAAGGATTTGCAGTTTTTTTCATCGGCCGGTTGCTGCAAGTTCAGAAAAGCTTATCAGAGTCGACTAGGATGGTCACGGGCCCGTCGTTCGTCAATTCAATCAACATATGAGTTTGAAACACGCCTGTTGCTGTTGGGACGCCGAGGGCGGCGGCGGCGCGTACAAATTCTTCGTACAGCGCTTTGCCAAGTTCGGGCGGCGCTGCCTGGATGAAGCTCGGGCGGCGGCCGCCGCGTGTGTCACCATAGAGCGTGAATTGCGAGACAGCCAGCAACGCGCCGCGCATATCGAGCAGCGAGCGGTTCATTTTTCCTATATCGTCATTGAAAATGCGCAGATTCACGATTTTCTCGGCCATCGTAGCGGCCGTGGCGGCGTTGTCGTCGCGGCCTATGGCGAGCAAAACTACAAGGCCGGGGCCAATTTCACCGGCCGTTTGGCCGTTGACCACAACCCGAGCTTTGGTCACACGCTGCAAAACGGCGCGCAAATAGCCCTCCTTGCGTAATTTCTATCTTCTTCGCGAGTTGATTGTAGGGGACATGGCGCGCGAAAACAATTCGTTCGCGGCACCGGAAACTTTGCATATCGGCGGCTTTTTCGGCGCTTCATTGTGCCACGCGCGGAAACTGTGCTAGAAGGAACGAGGCTACGGGAGGCGGCAGGAATTGAAGCTGGCACTGATCGGTACACACGGCGTGGGGAAGACGACGCTCGCATACGAAATCTGTTCGCTGCTGAAAAAAGCGGGAGAAAATGTGGAGCTCGTGACGGAAGTCGCGCGACGGTCGCCATTTCCCGTGAACGCGGCGACAACGCTCGAAGGCCAGCTCTGGATTCTTCATGCGCAGATTGCCGCGGAGCTGGATGCATCAAGGAACGCGCCACACGTCGTCTGCGATCGCTCCGTGCTCGACAATTACTGCTATCTGGTGAACAAATTCGGCCGCCAGAGGCAGCTGGAAGCGTGGCTCGGCTGGTGGATGAAGACATACGATCTTCTTGCCGGCGTCCCACCCTCCGGCGCGGAGATTCAGCCGGATGGATTTCGTTCGGAGGACCGCGCTTTCCAGCGGCGCATTCACGAACTGCTGAACGAACTACTTGGCGATGTGGCATTTTCGGGCGTTGCCGAACGCGCTGCGTGGCTCGATGGCCACAGCCGCCATGAGTGGGCGGAGCGCGTCTTTGCACTGGCGCTGCCGATCGCGCGTGGAGCCGCGCCGCACAGGGCGGCTCCGTAAACCTTTCTCCGTGAACACCCCATCCAGAAACGCTACGGCACGAGACACTCGCTGGTTCACGCGCGCAGTTCTCGGCATCGGGCTCGCAAATCTTTTCTCCGATTGGGGACACGAAGCTGCAACAGCGCTACTTCCCGCGCTGCTGGCGCTCGTCGGCGCACCGGCCATTGCACTCGGCGCAATCGAAGGCGTCGCGGACGGCCTCTCGAGCTTTTGCAAACTGGCCGGCGGGTGGATCGCCGACCGGCCGCGCTGGCGCAAGCCCGTCGCATCGAGCGGATACGTCGTTGTCGGGCTTACGACGTTTGCCTACAGCCTCGCGCAAAGCTGGCCGGCGGTGCTCGTGCTGCGCGCGCTCGGCTGGGCGGGACGCGGGGGAAAAAGCCCGTCGCGCGACGCGCTGCTCGCCGATGGCGTTGCGGCGGAGCAACTGGGCCGCGCGTTTGGATTTGAACGCGCGATGGACACCGTCGGTGCCATTGCCGGACCGCTCACTGCCGTGGCGCTCGTTTCGATTTCGGGCGTGCGAGCTGCCTTGCGATGGACGATTGTGCCGGGGCTGCTGGCCGCGATTTGCTTTCTTTGGCTCGTGCCCGCGGGGAAATCTCTGACCGCGCACACGCCTTTTGGTTTTTTTCACAGCCTGGCGCGACTGCCGCGAAATTTCCGGCTTTTTCTCGCGGGCGTTTTTGCGCACGGCATCGGCGACTTCGCGCCGACGCTGCTCATTCTGCGAGCCGGACAGATTCTCGCGCCGCACTATGGTGCGACGCGGGCATCTGCGCTGGCCATCGGTCTTTACACGTTCCATAACGTTGTTTTTGCCGCGGTATCGTACCCCGTGGGCGCACTTGCGGATCGCGCGGGAAAGAGAAAAATTCTTGCGTTCGGGTATGCAATCGGCGCGCTGATGTGCGTGGGCTTTGTTTTTGCGCCGGCAGATTTGAAGTGGCTGGTGATTTTATTCGGGCTGGCCGGTGTTCACATGGCCACGGAGCAGGCGACCGAAAAATCGCTGGCTGCGGAACTGGTGACGCCGGAGATACGCGGCACGGGTTTCGGCGTGCTGGCGACGGTCAACGGACTCGGCGATTTCGTTTCGAGCCTGGTGGTTGGGGCGCTGTGGAGCGCCGTCGCGCCAGCGGCGGGATTCTATTTCGGCGCAGGATTCATGATTTTGGGCGCAGGGTTCGTTTACTTTCTACGCTGAAGAGCGCTGGCCACTTCTCAAAGTGCGGTTTTCCAGCTACTCTTTGAGATGGAGAATGCAACGACGATGAGCCTGACCGAACGCATACAGCGCGAGTTGACCGCAGCGATGAAGGAAAAGGATGAGCTGCGCCTGAGCGTCCTGCGGATGGTAAAGTCCGCGCTCAAAAACAAAGAAATCGAGAAAATGCGGCCGCTCGACGATCTGGAAGCGCTGCAAACGCTGCAAACCCTCGTGAAGCAGCGGCGGGAGTCCGTGGAGCAATTTACAAAAGGCGGCCGCAGCGATCTGGCCGAAAAAGAAGCCAAGGAAATAGCGATTATCGAAAGCTACTTGCCACCGGCACCGACAGATGCGGAAATTGCGCGCGCGGTCGAGGAAGCCATTGCCGACACGGAAGCGGATTCGCTGAAACAGATGGGCGCGGTGATCAAGGCCGCGCGGACGCGGCTGGAAGGCAAGGCGGTCGACGGCAAGGCTCTGAGCGATAAAGTGCGCGAAAAGCTGTCGTCAAAAAGCTAGATTCTGGCGCGCTTTAATGATTTGCACGGTGCAGGACAGCCTCGCCTTTTTCCGAGCGAAATTGCAGCAAAGCTGATTTTTCCCCTCTTCATTCATTTCCTTCATTCGGCAGTCCAATTTGGCCGGTATTAACTTGCTATGCCTGCCGGTCTAATGCTACCTTGCCGTGCGTTTTCTGAGCGGTTTCGGCGGGAGGGAACGCGTGGCCTCAAAACCGTGGAGCTCGATTGCACCGCCGGGCGAGTTCCATCCGTACATTCCCCCTGAGAAAACGATTGCGGAATTTACTCCGCGAGCCATCATCCTCGGAATCTTCGCGGGCCTTTTTTTTGGCGCGATCACGGTTTACGTCGGCCTGCGCGCCGGGCTGACGGTTTCCGCGTCAATTCCCATCGCTGTTCTGTCGATCAGCATTCTTCGCGCCTTCGGCAAATCGACGATCCTCGAAAATAACATCGTACAGACGACCGGGTCGGCGGGAGAATCGATCGCCGGCGGCGTGATTTTCACTCTTCCCGCGCTGATTTTTTTGGGATTTCCGCTGCAGTATTGGACTGTCTTCTTTCTCGCATTGCTGGGCGGCTGGCTTGGCGTTTTGTTCATGATTCCGCTGCGGCGGCAGCTCATCGTGAAGGAGCATGGAAACCTTCTTTATCCCGAAGGCACGGCGTGTGCGGATGTGCTGGTCGCAGGAGACAAGGGCGGATCGTTCGCGGGGCGCGTTTTCCTGGGTTTTGGCCTCGGCGGATTGTACGCATTCCTGATGGAGACGATGGGATTCTGGCCGGATACGCCGGAGTACCGGCCCGGCTGGCTCCCTGGCGCTTCTTTCCGCGCCAACATCACGCCGGAATATATGGGCGTCGGGTACATCATCGGTCCGCGAGTCGCGGGATTGCTTTTTGCGGGCGGCGTGTTTTCGTGGCTCGTTCTGATGCCGGCGATCAAATTTTTCGGTGGGATGATGACGCACCCGCTTTTCCCCGGACTGATTCCCATTGGACAAATGACGCCGGATGATTTGTATCGCGCGTACATCAGGCCGATGGGCGCGGGCGCTGTGGCTGCGTCGGGCGTGATCACGCTTTTCAAGACGATGCCGACGATTGTCACCGCACTGCGCGCGGGGCTGAAAGATGTGCGCAAGAGCCGCGCGGTGGAATCGGCAATCAACGCGGTCAGCCGCGTGGAGCGGGATTTCTCCATGAAGATCGTCGCGCTGGGGTCGCTTGCGGTCGTCGCCATGATGTGGGCGCTCCTGACGTGGCGGCCCATCCCGGGAGCGAAGACGGGGCTTCTTTCGAATTTGATCGCCGCGGTTTTTGTTGTGATTTTCGGATTTTTGTTCGTCACCGTTTCTTCGCGCATCTGCGGGTTGATTGGAAATTCCTCGAACCCCATCAGTGGAATGGCGATTGCCACGCTCATGGCCACGTGCGCGATGTTTCTAGTTGCGGGATGGACGGGCGGAGCTTTTTCCGCGCTGGCTATCACGATCGGCGGCGTGGTTTGCGTCGCGTCTTCGAATGCGGGCGGCACATCGCAGGATTTGAAGACGGGCTACCTGGTCGGCGCGACTCCCTCGCGGCAACAACTGGCGCTGATGATCGGCGTCATGACGTCCGTTTTCGCCGTCGGCGGGACTCTGAACCTGATGAACGTGGGCCTCGAGGAATATAAGCCGGTGCAGATCGCTGTTAACGTAAACCAACTCCCCTCAGGCGTGAGCATCGAAAACCAAAGCTTCACGCACGCGGGAAAGGCTTATGTTTTGCTCAACGCCATTGGGTCGCACGTCGTGCCAGACGGGAATTATCTCTACGACTCAGCCACGCACGAGATCGATCTGCAATGGGTGCACGGCATCGGGAGCGAGAAGGCCTCGGCACCGCAGGCGCGTCTGATGGCCACGGTCATCAACGGCATATTGCAACGGCAACTGCCATGGCGGCTTGTGCTGGTGGGCGTTTTTCTGGTCATTACGGTCGAGTTGCTCGGCGTGCGGTCGCTTCCATTCGCCGTCGGTGCATATCTGCCCGTCGACACAACAATGGCCATGTTTGCAGGAGGCGTGATTCGCTGGCTCGCGGAACGCGGAATGAAGAAAAAGGATGAGGCGGGGAGCGAAATCGGGCCGGGACCGCTCTTTGCCAGCGGCTTGATCGCCGGAGGCGGAATTTTCGGGCTACTCGGGATCGTCATTTATCTTTTTGGCGATCCCAATTTCAAATATCACTTCTTGCCCGAGCATTTCCTTCACGCCGGGCCGCAAGTCCTCGGTGCCCTGGCCTCCAGCCGCCTCTTTGGCGTGATCATGTTTGCGCTTCTCGGCGCTTCACAATTCTATTATGCCCGCCGCAAGATGGATTGAGCGGCTGCTGGTCCTTCATTTGCATTTGACGCTCTGCAGTTGGCTGCTGTGTCCCTGACGCTTTGACTCCGCGCTGCGGCACGCATACACTTTCAGAGATACCTGTTATGCGGCGCTACGCCTCTACATCCGGATTTCAGTTCGACTGGGATTGGTCAATCACGCCGGCGATTAAGGTTCTCGTGATTGTCTGTGCGGCGGTGTTTCTTGCGCAGGAAATGTCCGGAGTAATCTTCGGACCTGCGGGGTGGAATTTCTGGCTTCTTTATTTTGGGCTGGTTCCGCGCTACGCCATCCACGGGTTTATCTGGCAGCCGTTCACCTACATTTTCCTGCACGAAAGCATTTGGCACATCCTGATTAACATGTTTGTGCTTTGGATGTTTGGGCGGGACGTGGAACGGGCCTGGGGGCGCCGGCGGTTCTATTTTTATTTTCTGCTTTGTGGCGTTGGCGCGGGCGTAATCAATATCATCGTCAAAACGATTCTCGATCCCCGCGGAATCGGCTCGGCGCTGATTCCCACGATTGGCGCCTCTGGCGCGATTTTCGGCGTGCTATTGGCTGCGGCGATTTTGTTTCCGCATCAGCGCGTGCTATTGATTC contains:
- a CDS encoding LemA family protein, with protein sequence MIGWIVLAAVVVVIFIVIGMYNGLIRLRVQCDNAWSDIDVQLKRRYDLIPNLVETVKGYAAHEKTTLEGVVQARNAAMAAQGPAAKADAENMLTGALRQLFALSEAYPQLRAVESFTQLQNTLNQLEDSIQNARRYYNAVVRDFNTKIAVFPSNIIAGMFNFKTREFFEVSAPAEREAPKVSFQAGAAQ
- a CDS encoding DUF2207 domain-containing protein; amino-acid sequence: MMRKLRRAAIYLAILLAAALTAARPAAARQLTIQNFNVQISVHADSTIEVTETLDVRFEGSWNGIYRTIPVEYHDSLGFTYSLFLEVQSVTDASGNDLRYEVSSHGQYKQLKIYVSNAVNATRTIVIRYRTLRALRYFPDHDELYWNITGNEWQMPIENATARIELPAGVTGLHAQAFTGAYGARGQQADVKVAGNVVEIRTERELAPQEGLTAAVGWDKGFTNEPGIVAQTILFLRANWPLFIPILAFFLMGWLWYSKGRDPRRNAITVQYEPPDSMSPAECGTLVDNEVAMRDITATIVDLAVRGYLTIEQQDHSEMMGMVHHKNYIFHRTKPATEWTSLKPHEQVLLTGFFDDGATDQVSLADLQNSFYVNLPPLRNRVFEALMSDGYYLRRPDQLRQGFIGAALIIGFGGFFAAGFLSNATGVSFVTVVVAGILTAAIVGGFGYFMSARSVPGERELEKVLGFEDFLSRVEKDRIERIEKTPEMFEKYLPYAMALRVEKKWAGAFQDICKQPPQWYSGPYGGGFQTFLLINELNFMSMQAGAAMASTPRSAGGGGIGGSGFGGGGFSGGGFGGGGGGGF
- a CDS encoding chloride channel protein; translation: MAKAQVALPESGTGGTFRIGFISLLAALIGIIAGVIAYILYDLIGLFTNLSYYHTLSFHFRSPEGTHLGYWVILIPVIGGLIVGVMAKYGSAKIKGHGIPEAMEAVLTARSRIEAKVAILKPLSAAIAIGTGGPFGAEGPIIQTGGAVGSLVGQFIATTASERKVLLACGAGAGMAATFNTPIAGVILAIELLLFEFRARSFIPLVIATTIATFVRSVLLGQHSMFSMDPNVNFDALHGLPWYLLLGVICGFAAIGFTKFLYWTEDLFDRLPIDDLWHPAIGAFFLGVIGFFIPRVLGVGYGTISDILHNNLALKVLVLLMIFKAVALVISLGSGTSGGLLAPMFMSSAALGGVFAMIINHFIPGAHLSPGAYALVAMGAVFGAAARATFALIVFAFEITRDYNSVLPLMITCVIADMIAIRYLPSSIMTEKLTRRGLTVPTDFEVGVLNVVKVSEVMRTDVPSIRPEMTVGELADRMGRGDSGFNMIQGLPICGPDGKLVGIVTQGDLLRALKIDSSGKIKVIDAGGRTPIVAYPDERAFDALYRMLQNNIGRLPVVSRDGTQKLVGYLNRSSILGAWTRQIEDESLREHGWIDAILRTGEYTRHTERRLLVGMVADLQEAKLELDVTSDGRVQRFLFKLSEPLPGIAVGDVVKVTYVEGTDGRIIQRVEELRAR
- a CDS encoding MarR family transcriptional regulator, translated to MKTRTNKKFNYRALAEFRYEIRRFQNLSEQAARAAGIEPQQYQALLAIKGLPDASKATVGVLAERLQIQHHSAVELIDRLESHGHLKRTRSRADRRNVLLRLTHRGEEILRQIALFHRAELRSSGRTILRALETVMAHASREKHSGNDTAPRNSNARTRKSGK
- a CDS encoding GNAT family N-acetyltransferase, producing the protein MKKTANPCDAKIRAAELRDASALAVLAGQLGYSSTREQVEARLRKMSGNPERVVLVAEFSDGTLAGYADLFLFHTVGADVRVEVGGLVVGEASRSHGIGAMLMARAEDWAREKGCSVIGLRSNVIRDGAHRFYENLGYCVNKTQKSFRKTL
- a CDS encoding AAA family ATPase, with the protein product MKLALIGTHGVGKTTLAYEICSLLKKAGENVELVTEVARRSPFPVNAATTLEGQLWILHAQIAAELDASRNAPHVVCDRSVLDNYCYLVNKFGRQRQLEAWLGWWMKTYDLLAGVPPSGAEIQPDGFRSEDRAFQRRIHELLNELLGDVAFSGVAERAAWLDGHSRHEWAERVFALALPIARGAAPHRAAP
- a CDS encoding MFS transporter, whose translation is MNTPSRNATARDTRWFTRAVLGIGLANLFSDWGHEAATALLPALLALVGAPAIALGAIEGVADGLSSFCKLAGGWIADRPRWRKPVASSGYVVVGLTTFAYSLAQSWPAVLVLRALGWAGRGGKSPSRDALLADGVAAEQLGRAFGFERAMDTVGAIAGPLTAVALVSISGVRAALRWTIVPGLLAAICFLWLVPAGKSLTAHTPFGFFHSLARLPRNFRLFLAGVFAHGIGDFAPTLLILRAGQILAPHYGATRASALAIGLYTFHNVVFAAVSYPVGALADRAGKRKILAFGYAIGALMCVGFVFAPADLKWLVILFGLAGVHMATEQATEKSLAAELVTPEIRGTGFGVLATVNGLGDFVSSLVVGALWSAVAPAAGFYFGAGFMILGAGFVYFLR
- a CDS encoding GatB/YqeY domain-containing protein; this translates as MSLTERIQRELTAAMKEKDELRLSVLRMVKSALKNKEIEKMRPLDDLEALQTLQTLVKQRRESVEQFTKGGRSDLAEKEAKEIAIIESYLPPAPTDAEIARAVEEAIADTEADSLKQMGAVIKAARTRLEGKAVDGKALSDKVREKLSSKS